The proteins below come from a single Pseudarthrobacter sp. SSS035 genomic window:
- a CDS encoding endo-alpha-N-acetylgalactosaminidase family protein yields the protein MTNILSPRRLTSLSLACVLASASLPFLPISAAQAAPLPGTETITSDQISVLVSDSFPQVLTYTDVRTGAILSGTEEQLNTITINGTEQPVLTTSAKTDAGSVNYVMTVPGMGGITLEARLSVEGSAVNFNVTKINDTAENKVSTLQLPKLNLATVSSAEPSAQVSAANLSVDRGATGDEFIPVTGATPLDAVARSSAYVLANTSQIAAAFESNALYDTSSGPGAKDKGRFWRQAVSDGAGGVKIGVASGQWLYRTAGSDKTEELPWTRVAITADANADSVVDWQDAAIAMRSIEVKAFKGEQTPDNVITHIPFNFASQATHPFLRTLDDVKRISLATDGLGQVAMLKGFTSEGHDSANTDYGDNFNTRAGGLEDLNKLVSAGKAWNARFGVHINATEIYPEAKSFSEDLLTADKRLGWNWLDQSYMINQRQDINSGKLAQRIKELADATDDNLDFAYVDVYYEYGWLAETLQKELVKNGFRVGSEWADKLSRNNTWSHWANDENYGGSTNKGVNSQILRFINNTQSDVWNPDAKLGVSHIVEFEGWTGQNDFNAFYSNIWTANLPAKYLQHHEITKWTADRIDLADGVAVTGDTAAARDITVKGVSVLQGDKYLLPWASTPGGALDKLYHYNPAGGSTIWTLTDAYRNATSLQQFKLTDNGRVKVADIPVVNGQVTLAADPGQPYVLTTNAATVSVPADASFGEGTRIKDPGFNAADLKKWSPNGTAAIVRDAKGRRYAELGAGASSISQQLLPFNAGTYSVSALVEIEPGQTRPTTLKVEVPGGKTETITVDSSNATNSVAADEKTGTNFQRLRVLIDVPKNGTRPTVIFQAGEGTAKVRVDDFRAVETKRVPTTGVLSEDFENVDQGWGPFVKGDAGGSTDPRTHITERNEPFTQKGWNTNVIDEVLGGTWSLIAHDENLGPNGGPGMVYRTTGYTMPFQAGHKYKVSFDYQNSKAGQYAWVSGYDSQAGPAVTGSQPLGEQTTTARFEQVLDTGFCGDYFVGLQRTGSANGSDFTLDNLLVEDLGASEAVPACAQLSATLQGDVVQQGKAQDFVTTFVSDEPAAIAGLAVELELPQGWTATPATPATAATLPAGGRLATTWKLTAPADADGDYTVKATARYATTTEPAGARTISTSTSVRTLPKPPQATIFASDHPWVSATNGWGPVEKDMSNGEQGSGDGRPLKLNGTAFAKGLGTHANSTVRYYLGGYCTSFTAVVGIDDAQATRGSVKFSVVADGATKVTTPVLGALSAPLPLTVDVTGAAYVDLVANDSGDSNGNDHADWADATFTCSTTHHDVPAPGLSGTVFASDLPWTASTNGWGPAERDRANGEANAGDGPALRLDGVTYAKGIGAHADSQVAIATEAKCSAFTALVGVDDAKLNKGLHGSVVFIIKGDGRELLRTPVLSADSAAHPVSVDITGVQSVELIADKNGDDAGDDWADWADARFVCNT from the coding sequence ATGACCAATATTTTGTCGCCGCGACGGCTCACCAGTTTGAGCTTGGCGTGCGTTTTGGCCTCTGCTTCCCTGCCATTCCTGCCGATCTCAGCCGCTCAAGCTGCTCCGCTGCCGGGAACCGAAACAATCACCTCCGATCAGATTTCCGTCCTGGTATCCGATTCGTTTCCGCAGGTGCTCACGTACACGGATGTGCGCACTGGCGCCATACTGAGCGGCACCGAAGAGCAGCTGAACACGATCACCATCAACGGCACGGAACAACCTGTTTTGACGACGTCAGCGAAGACCGACGCCGGGTCGGTGAACTATGTCATGACCGTTCCCGGAATGGGTGGCATCACGCTGGAGGCCCGCCTCTCGGTAGAGGGGAGCGCCGTCAACTTCAACGTTACGAAAATCAATGACACCGCGGAGAACAAGGTGTCGACGCTGCAGCTGCCCAAGCTGAATCTTGCAACTGTGTCTTCGGCTGAACCCTCGGCGCAGGTCTCTGCGGCCAACCTTTCAGTGGACCGGGGCGCCACCGGTGATGAATTTATTCCGGTAACCGGTGCAACTCCCCTGGATGCTGTTGCCAGGAGTTCCGCCTACGTGCTTGCGAACACTTCCCAAATCGCGGCCGCGTTCGAATCCAACGCCCTTTACGACACTTCCTCCGGCCCCGGCGCCAAGGACAAGGGGCGCTTTTGGCGCCAAGCGGTCAGCGACGGTGCCGGCGGGGTGAAAATCGGCGTTGCCAGCGGACAGTGGCTCTACCGGACCGCCGGTTCCGATAAGACCGAGGAACTGCCGTGGACACGGGTGGCCATCACCGCGGACGCCAATGCGGATTCCGTCGTTGACTGGCAAGACGCGGCGATCGCCATGCGGTCGATTGAGGTCAAGGCCTTCAAGGGCGAACAGACTCCTGACAACGTCATCACGCACATTCCCTTCAACTTCGCTTCGCAGGCGACGCACCCGTTCCTGCGCACCCTCGATGATGTCAAGCGCATCTCCCTGGCCACCGACGGCCTCGGACAGGTGGCGATGCTTAAGGGCTTCACCAGCGAAGGCCACGACTCGGCCAACACGGACTATGGCGACAACTTCAACACCCGGGCCGGCGGCCTGGAAGACCTCAACAAGCTGGTCTCGGCAGGCAAGGCCTGGAACGCCCGGTTCGGCGTGCACATCAACGCCACGGAGATCTACCCCGAGGCCAAGTCCTTCAGCGAAGATCTCCTGACGGCGGACAAGCGCCTCGGCTGGAACTGGCTGGATCAGTCCTACATGATCAACCAGCGCCAGGACATCAACTCCGGCAAGCTGGCCCAGCGCATCAAGGAACTCGCCGACGCCACCGACGACAACCTCGACTTCGCCTATGTGGACGTCTACTACGAATACGGCTGGCTCGCGGAAACCCTGCAGAAGGAGCTCGTGAAGAACGGCTTCCGTGTGGGCTCCGAATGGGCCGACAAGCTCTCCCGCAACAACACCTGGTCGCACTGGGCCAACGACGAGAATTACGGCGGCAGCACCAACAAGGGCGTCAACTCCCAGATCCTGCGCTTCATCAACAACACACAGTCCGACGTCTGGAACCCGGACGCCAAGCTGGGCGTCTCGCACATTGTGGAATTCGAAGGCTGGACCGGGCAGAACGACTTCAACGCGTTCTACAGCAACATCTGGACCGCCAACCTGCCAGCCAAATACCTGCAGCACCACGAGATCACCAAGTGGACCGCCGACCGCATCGACCTCGCCGACGGAGTGGCAGTCACCGGCGACACCGCCGCGGCCCGCGACATCACCGTCAAGGGCGTCTCCGTGCTTCAGGGCGACAAGTACCTGCTCCCCTGGGCCTCCACCCCGGGCGGCGCACTGGACAAGCTCTACCACTACAACCCGGCCGGCGGCAGCACCATCTGGACGCTCACCGATGCCTACCGCAACGCCACCAGCCTCCAGCAGTTCAAGCTGACGGACAACGGACGCGTCAAGGTGGCCGACATCCCGGTGGTCAACGGCCAGGTCACCCTCGCCGCCGATCCCGGCCAGCCCTACGTGCTGACCACCAACGCCGCCACCGTCAGCGTCCCCGCCGACGCCTCCTTCGGCGAAGGCACCCGGATCAAGGACCCCGGCTTCAACGCCGCGGACCTCAAGAAGTGGAGCCCCAACGGCACAGCCGCGATTGTCCGCGATGCCAAGGGCCGCCGCTACGCCGAACTCGGCGCGGGCGCATCCTCCATCTCCCAGCAGCTGCTGCCGTTCAATGCGGGCACGTACTCCGTCAGCGCCCTCGTCGAAATCGAGCCCGGCCAGACCCGCCCCACCACCTTGAAGGTAGAGGTTCCGGGAGGCAAGACCGAGACCATCACCGTGGACAGCTCCAACGCGACGAACTCCGTCGCGGCCGATGAAAAGACCGGCACCAACTTCCAGCGCCTCCGTGTGCTCATCGATGTCCCCAAGAACGGCACCCGCCCCACCGTCATCTTCCAGGCCGGGGAGGGCACAGCGAAGGTCCGCGTGGACGACTTCCGGGCCGTGGAAACGAAACGTGTTCCCACCACCGGGGTCCTCAGCGAGGACTTCGAGAACGTCGACCAGGGCTGGGGCCCGTTCGTGAAGGGCGATGCCGGCGGTTCCACGGATCCGCGCACGCACATCACCGAACGCAACGAACCCTTCACGCAGAAGGGCTGGAACACCAACGTCATCGACGAGGTCCTGGGCGGCACCTGGTCCCTCATTGCGCACGACGAGAACCTCGGCCCCAACGGCGGCCCCGGCATGGTCTACCGCACCACCGGATACACCATGCCGTTCCAGGCAGGCCACAAGTACAAGGTCTCCTTCGACTACCAGAACTCCAAGGCAGGGCAGTACGCCTGGGTTTCCGGCTACGACTCCCAGGCAGGTCCGGCAGTGACCGGAAGCCAGCCCCTCGGCGAGCAGACCACCACGGCACGCTTTGAGCAGGTCCTGGACACCGGCTTCTGCGGCGACTACTTCGTTGGCCTGCAGCGCACCGGTTCCGCGAACGGTTCGGACTTCACCCTGGACAACCTCCTGGTCGAAGACCTCGGCGCGTCCGAGGCCGTGCCGGCCTGTGCCCAGCTCAGCGCGACCCTCCAGGGCGATGTGGTGCAGCAGGGCAAGGCCCAGGACTTCGTGACCACGTTCGTCTCCGATGAACCGGCCGCGATCGCAGGCCTGGCCGTGGAGCTCGAACTGCCGCAGGGCTGGACGGCGACCCCGGCCACTCCGGCCACCGCGGCCACGCTCCCCGCCGGCGGACGCCTGGCCACCACGTGGAAGCTGACCGCCCCGGCGGATGCCGATGGCGACTACACCGTCAAGGCCACGGCCCGCTACGCCACCACTACGGAGCCGGCCGGTGCCCGCACCATCAGCACGAGCACCTCGGTGCGCACGCTGCCTAAGCCGCCGCAGGCCACGATCTTCGCCAGCGACCACCCCTGGGTGAGCGCCACGAATGGCTGGGGCCCGGTGGAGAAAGACATGTCCAACGGCGAACAGGGCAGCGGCGACGGCCGCCCGCTGAAGCTCAACGGCACGGCCTTCGCGAAGGGCCTCGGCACGCACGCCAACAGCACGGTCCGCTACTACCTCGGCGGCTACTGCACCTCCTTCACCGCCGTGGTGGGCATCGACGATGCCCAGGCCACGCGCGGCAGTGTGAAGTTCTCCGTGGTGGCCGACGGCGCCACGAAGGTCACCACCCCTGTCCTGGGTGCGCTGAGTGCCCCGCTGCCGCTCACCGTGGATGTCACGGGAGCCGCCTACGTTGACCTGGTGGCCAACGATTCAGGCGACTCCAACGGCAACGACCACGCCGACTGGGCGGACGCCACGTTCACCTGCTCCACGACGCACCACGATGTCCCGGCTCCCGGCCTGAGCGGCACCGTGTTCGCCTCCGACCTGCCCTGGACGGCCAGCACGAACGGCTGGGGGCCCGCCGAGCGGGACCGCGCCAACGGTGAGGCGAACGCCGGCGATGGTCCGGCACTCCGCCTGGACGGCGTCACGTACGCCAAGGGGATCGGCGCCCACGCCGACTCCCAGGTCGCCATCGCCACTGAGGCGAAGTGCAGCGCCTTCACCGCCCTGGTGGGTGTTGACGACGCCAAGCTGAACAAGGGACTTCACGGGTCCGTGGTGTTCATCATCAAGGGTGACGGCCGCGAGCTGCTCCGGACCCCGGTCCTCAGCGCGGACTCGGCGGCGCACCCGGTCTCGGTGGACATCACCGGCGTCCAGAGCGTTGAACTGATCGCCGACAAGAACGGTGACGACGCCGGCGACGACTGGGCAGACTGGGCAGACGCCAGGTTCGTCTGCAATACCTAA
- a CDS encoding LacI family DNA-binding transcriptional regulator, with protein MTAQAGRRGVAMRDVALAAGVSAQTVSRVLSDHPNVQERTRTKVLAAVEQLGYRLNHMPRALATGRSMTVGFVTLASGFYSRAALALGVEQAARESGYTVNTATTASLDASAVSVAINRLIEQGVDGLIVAVPLIDLDEALEKLIRVLPTVTLDGSHTSSADVVAIDQSVAVRLATEHLLGLGHRTVWHVAGPPQWSDAISRVAGWRAALNEAGREIPPELYGDWTPESGYRNGLLLARMPDVTAVLVASDEMAFGLMRAMSELGRRIPEDVSVVGIDNIALAAYANPPLTTVSQSFEQTGRRAVVHLLRQLQEPGTTFEAEVVAPELIIRATTCPPGR; from the coding sequence TTGACAGCACAGGCAGGACGACGCGGCGTTGCCATGCGCGATGTGGCTCTGGCTGCGGGGGTTTCGGCACAGACCGTTTCCAGGGTTCTAAGCGATCACCCCAACGTTCAGGAGCGCACCCGCACTAAGGTCCTGGCCGCGGTTGAACAGCTGGGATACAGGCTCAACCACATGCCCCGCGCCCTCGCCACTGGGCGTTCGATGACGGTCGGGTTCGTCACGCTTGCTTCAGGTTTTTACTCCCGGGCCGCTTTGGCCCTCGGGGTTGAGCAGGCTGCTCGGGAGTCAGGCTATACCGTCAACACGGCCACGACAGCCTCGCTGGATGCATCGGCGGTGAGTGTGGCCATCAACAGACTCATCGAACAGGGTGTTGACGGCCTGATTGTTGCTGTCCCGCTCATCGATCTCGACGAGGCGCTGGAAAAGCTCATCCGCGTTCTTCCCACGGTCACCTTGGACGGATCCCACACTTCCTCGGCCGACGTTGTCGCAATTGACCAGTCCGTCGCTGTCCGCCTCGCGACCGAGCACCTCCTTGGTCTTGGACACCGCACCGTCTGGCATGTGGCCGGACCGCCCCAATGGTCGGATGCGATCAGCCGCGTTGCCGGCTGGCGGGCGGCGCTGAATGAGGCAGGACGTGAGATTCCCCCGGAACTTTACGGAGACTGGACCCCCGAATCGGGCTACCGCAATGGCCTCCTGCTGGCCAGGATGCCGGACGTCACCGCTGTTCTGGTTGCAAGCGATGAGATGGCTTTTGGCCTGATGCGGGCCATGAGCGAGCTGGGTCGGCGCATCCCTGAGGACGTATCGGTTGTGGGAATCGACAACATTGCCCTGGCCGCCTACGCGAATCCGCCCCTCACCACGGTGAGCCAGTCCTTCGAGCAGACAGGGCGCCGGGCTGTTGTGCACCTGCTGCGTCAACTGCAGGAGCCGGGGACCACTTTCGAAGCCGAAGTCGTGGCACCGGAGCTGATCATTCGCGCCACCACCTGCCCTCCCGGACGTTGA
- a CDS encoding ABC transporter substrate-binding protein → MKKSTIWAAGVAAVGALALTACGAGGSGEPASSGSTASVQEVKFWGWAPGYADAVKAFNASHPGIKVVYEEVQPGAKGGYEKMLNAVKADSAACLGQVGYETLTSFAAQGALEDVTNYASKNEGEYVDWTWKAVSPGGKVYAAPVDTAPMALFYNKELFAKHGVAMPTTWDEYKQAAEKLKASDSNISISSPYLNYDYAGLAWQAGAPWFGIDGDSWDVSLDSDANKKVADYWQGLVDAKVISEAPMYDPAWFKGLGDGSIATLVGPVWQAGVIKGDAKAGAGKWAVAPMPQWTAGEDKVGNAGGSATAVLKGCDTPEAAWTFAHWMSTDKDAYSALIEEAALYPAAKALLDLPSLTKPDEYFSGEKIFDVFKAASNNVDTSWVWGPNMPQTTKDLDDGLAKAWAGTGKLADAFSAAQTKTVDALKAQGLSVK, encoded by the coding sequence ATGAAGAAGTCAACCATTTGGGCTGCGGGTGTGGCCGCAGTCGGAGCCTTGGCCCTGACGGCTTGCGGTGCCGGGGGAAGCGGGGAGCCAGCATCGTCCGGCTCGACCGCGAGCGTTCAGGAAGTAAAATTCTGGGGCTGGGCCCCGGGTTATGCTGACGCCGTCAAGGCCTTCAACGCCTCCCACCCCGGCATCAAAGTTGTTTACGAAGAGGTCCAGCCAGGCGCCAAGGGCGGCTACGAGAAAATGCTCAACGCCGTCAAAGCCGACAGCGCAGCCTGCCTGGGACAGGTTGGGTATGAAACCCTGACAAGCTTCGCAGCCCAAGGCGCCCTGGAAGACGTCACCAACTACGCCAGTAAGAACGAGGGCGAGTACGTTGACTGGACCTGGAAGGCGGTCAGCCCCGGCGGAAAGGTCTACGCCGCACCTGTTGACACGGCTCCGATGGCGCTTTTCTACAACAAGGAGCTCTTTGCCAAGCACGGCGTCGCAATGCCCACAACGTGGGATGAATACAAGCAGGCCGCGGAGAAGCTCAAAGCCTCGGACAGCAACATCTCCATCTCTTCGCCTTACCTGAACTACGACTACGCCGGCTTGGCCTGGCAGGCCGGAGCGCCGTGGTTTGGAATCGACGGCGACAGCTGGGACGTCTCGCTCGACTCGGACGCCAACAAGAAGGTTGCCGATTACTGGCAGGGTCTGGTGGACGCCAAGGTCATCAGCGAGGCACCCATGTACGATCCTGCCTGGTTCAAGGGACTGGGTGACGGCTCCATCGCCACGCTCGTGGGCCCCGTATGGCAAGCCGGCGTCATCAAGGGTGACGCCAAAGCCGGTGCCGGCAAATGGGCTGTAGCGCCTATGCCCCAGTGGACGGCCGGCGAGGACAAGGTGGGCAATGCGGGTGGCTCGGCCACCGCAGTACTCAAGGGCTGCGACACTCCTGAGGCTGCCTGGACCTTCGCCCACTGGATGAGCACCGACAAGGACGCCTACTCTGCCCTGATTGAAGAGGCCGCCCTGTACCCGGCCGCGAAAGCACTTCTTGACCTGCCGTCCCTGACGAAGCCCGATGAGTACTTCAGCGGCGAAAAGATCTTTGACGTTTTCAAGGCAGCCTCGAACAACGTGGACACCAGCTGGGTCTGGGGACCCAACATGCCCCAGACAACCAAAGACCTGGACGACGGACTCGCCAAGGCCTGGGCCGGTACCGGAAAACTCGCCGACGCCTTCAGCGCCGCACAAACCAAGACAGTCGATGCCCTCAAGGCCCAGGGCCTGAGCGTCAAGTAA
- a CDS encoding carbohydrate ABC transporter permease — protein MSASTSLGHASGMKPRPKPKARTSGSLRTPVMFLAPFLVIFVAMYLVPIGFALQQSFLRTQRSGLGLGGPSTPVFDPWFNYGRIFTDEAFIASMGRVLLFGVVQVPLMLGFALLLDSKSIRGKSFFRLTSFMPYAVPGVIAALMWSFLYSPSSSPINNALAPLGIDIAFMSEELVLWAVANIVTWGWTGYNMIIIYSAIQTIPAEVLESARLDGASPARIAWNIKIPMVRSAIVLTAVFSIIGTAQLFNEPTVLQAISGGSINSAFTPLMSARAAVQSQDYAYAGAQSVVLAVLVGVLSFAFFKLTTRGEK, from the coding sequence ATGAGTGCGTCGACCAGTTTGGGCCATGCCTCGGGCATGAAGCCCAGGCCCAAGCCAAAGGCACGAACCAGCGGAAGCCTCCGCACGCCCGTAATGTTCCTGGCACCGTTCCTGGTCATCTTCGTAGCCATGTACCTGGTTCCCATCGGATTTGCCCTCCAGCAGAGCTTTCTTAGGACCCAGCGCTCGGGTTTGGGGCTGGGCGGGCCGTCCACTCCTGTTTTCGACCCCTGGTTCAACTACGGCCGCATTTTCACTGACGAGGCATTCATTGCATCCATGGGGCGAGTGCTTCTCTTCGGCGTGGTGCAGGTCCCCCTCATGTTGGGCTTTGCCCTGCTGCTCGATTCAAAGTCGATCCGCGGCAAGTCGTTCTTCCGGCTGACCAGCTTCATGCCTTACGCCGTGCCCGGTGTCATCGCCGCCCTCATGTGGTCCTTTCTCTACTCGCCGTCCTCGAGCCCCATTAACAACGCGCTCGCACCACTGGGAATCGACATCGCCTTCATGAGCGAGGAACTGGTTCTGTGGGCGGTGGCCAACATCGTGACCTGGGGATGGACCGGCTACAACATGATCATCATCTATTCAGCCATCCAGACCATTCCCGCCGAGGTGCTGGAATCTGCCAGGCTCGACGGGGCTTCACCCGCGCGCATCGCCTGGAACATCAAGATCCCCATGGTCCGCTCGGCGATCGTCCTCACGGCGGTGTTCTCCATCATCGGCACCGCGCAACTGTTCAACGAACCAACGGTCCTCCAGGCAATTTCGGGCGGCTCCATCAACTCGGCATTCACACCATTGATGTCGGCCCGCGCCGCAGTGCAGTCCCAGGACTATGCCTACGCCGGAGCCCAGTCCGTGGTGCTTGCCGTTCTCGTTGGTGTTCTCTCCTTTGCCTTCTTCAAGCTCACCACCCGAGGTGAAAAGTGA
- a CDS encoding carbohydrate ABC transporter permease, which translates to MTLRTRDRVIASTPSNIRPSKPRKTGKGSDRETTLTSRVGVLAVMLVSALYFLLPVWWLVVAANKKHGEQFSGSGLWFDGVHIIENVRILMTEGDGIFLRWMLNSILYAGLGATVGTVLSAMAGYALAKYSFPGRGLIFSTILAAVLIPKIMFTLPLFMMFSNVSLINNPLAVLLPSIVSPFGVYLSRVFAAQSVPDELIEAGRLDGAGEFRIFSDISVRVMAPALVTIFLFNFVEIWNNYLLPAMVLNDSALQPVTVGLVAWNGSNGNVPQATVVVGALLSIIPLIVAFLCLQRFWRAGLTAGAVK; encoded by the coding sequence GTGACTCTGCGCACCAGGGACAGGGTCATCGCTTCGACCCCGTCAAACATCCGTCCAAGCAAGCCAAGGAAGACCGGCAAGGGTTCAGACCGCGAAACCACCCTGACCAGCCGTGTTGGTGTCCTTGCCGTCATGCTCGTTTCCGCCCTCTATTTCCTCCTGCCGGTTTGGTGGCTTGTTGTTGCCGCCAACAAAAAGCATGGAGAACAATTCTCCGGATCCGGGCTCTGGTTCGATGGCGTCCATATCATCGAAAACGTCCGCATCCTCATGACGGAGGGGGATGGGATCTTCCTGCGCTGGATGCTGAACAGTATTCTCTATGCCGGGCTGGGAGCCACCGTCGGAACGGTCCTGTCCGCCATGGCCGGCTATGCGCTTGCGAAGTACAGTTTTCCGGGCCGCGGCCTGATCTTCTCCACGATCCTCGCAGCAGTACTGATTCCCAAGATCATGTTTACGCTTCCGCTGTTCATGATGTTCAGCAACGTCAGCCTGATCAATAACCCCCTGGCAGTACTGCTCCCGAGCATCGTGAGCCCTTTCGGCGTATACCTTTCGCGGGTATTTGCTGCGCAGTCAGTTCCCGATGAGCTCATTGAAGCCGGGCGGCTCGACGGAGCGGGTGAATTCCGGATCTTTTCCGACATCTCCGTTCGCGTCATGGCGCCAGCACTCGTCACGATTTTCCTCTTCAACTTCGTTGAAATATGGAACAACTACCTGCTGCCCGCCATGGTGCTGAACGACTCGGCCCTGCAACCAGTCACGGTAGGACTCGTTGCGTGGAACGGCAGCAACGGAAATGTACCCCAAGCGACAGTTGTCGTCGGCGCATTGCTGTCCATCATTCCCCTCATCGTCGCCTTCCTGTGCCTCCAGCGCTTCTGGCGGGCCGGACTCACCGCGGGAGCTGTCAAATGA
- a CDS encoding glycoside hydrolase family 35 protein: MTTSTTTSTRPNLGDEPNTGELGQFPTAAALTYDGNGFFRHGRSHRILAGAIHYFRVHPGQWEDRLSRLKAMGLNTVDTYVAWNFHQPRATDVPDFSGWRDLERFMELAGNLGMDVIVRPGPYICAEWDNGGLPNWVTGRDDIALRCSDPVFQSQVEEWFDHLLPIIERQQAANGGPVVAVQIENEYGSYGDDHSYIRWNRDALRDRGITELLFTADGGTDYYLDGGAIEGTLAAATLGSRGDEAIEIWKRRRPGEPFLNIEFWNGWFDHWGEKHNTRDAADAAAEIRKILDGGGSICLYMAHGGTNFGLGSGSNHDGTKLQPTVTSYDSDAPVAEHGALTEKFHALRAEFQRLGTGSQDIPAELLAPAPTLAPRKLAIARGPRMLDVVRHAAAPVRSLRPLSFEDLGLPAGLILYRAQATLPDRDTTIRIVDLHDRAYVHVNGQFVGLLDANSGWDGVTVRGDGSPVELEIVVENQGYINYGPRYGERKGILGGVLIDQRYVFHWDQTPVALADFDAVRLAELQTAASGSTPETQTPETHTPNGLATATFLIDEPADTFIALPGFAKGFLWINGVLLGRYWQEGPQVTLYVPGPLLSPGENTIVVLELENFGLELELRAQPELGSTTRHQESLL, encoded by the coding sequence ATGACAACCAGCACCACCACATCCACCCGGCCAAACCTCGGCGATGAACCGAACACGGGCGAGCTCGGACAATTCCCAACAGCGGCCGCGCTCACGTATGACGGGAACGGATTCTTCCGCCACGGCCGATCCCACAGAATCCTGGCCGGGGCCATCCACTACTTCCGCGTCCATCCCGGCCAATGGGAGGATCGCCTGTCCAGGCTCAAGGCCATGGGCCTGAACACCGTCGATACCTACGTAGCCTGGAATTTCCACCAGCCGCGCGCAACCGACGTGCCGGACTTCAGCGGCTGGCGCGATCTGGAACGCTTCATGGAACTCGCGGGAAACCTCGGCATGGACGTCATCGTCAGGCCCGGTCCGTACATCTGCGCAGAATGGGACAACGGAGGCCTGCCGAACTGGGTCACAGGCCGCGACGACATCGCCTTGCGTTGCAGTGACCCCGTTTTCCAGTCCCAGGTCGAAGAGTGGTTCGACCACCTTCTCCCGATCATCGAACGCCAGCAGGCCGCCAACGGGGGCCCCGTCGTCGCCGTTCAAATCGAAAACGAATACGGCAGCTACGGGGATGACCACAGCTATATCCGCTGGAACCGCGACGCACTCCGGGACCGCGGCATTACCGAGCTCCTCTTCACCGCGGACGGGGGCACCGACTACTACCTCGACGGCGGCGCCATCGAAGGCACACTGGCGGCAGCCACCTTGGGCAGCCGCGGGGACGAGGCCATCGAAATCTGGAAACGGCGCCGCCCCGGTGAGCCCTTCCTGAATATCGAGTTCTGGAACGGCTGGTTTGACCACTGGGGCGAAAAGCACAACACCCGCGACGCTGCGGATGCCGCAGCGGAAATACGCAAGATCCTCGACGGCGGCGGTTCGATTTGCCTGTACATGGCCCACGGCGGCACCAACTTTGGCCTCGGCTCCGGAAGCAACCACGACGGGACCAAACTGCAGCCCACCGTGACGAGCTATGATTCGGACGCTCCGGTGGCCGAACACGGTGCACTGACAGAGAAGTTCCACGCGCTCCGGGCCGAGTTCCAGCGGCTGGGAACAGGGAGCCAGGACATACCAGCCGAGCTCCTCGCCCCGGCGCCCACGCTCGCTCCCCGGAAGCTGGCCATCGCCCGCGGGCCACGGATGTTGGACGTGGTCCGCCATGCGGCCGCCCCGGTACGGAGTCTTCGGCCACTCAGCTTCGAAGACCTGGGGCTGCCCGCCGGCCTGATCCTCTATCGAGCTCAGGCCACCCTGCCTGACCGCGACACCACCATCAGGATCGTGGACCTGCACGACCGCGCCTACGTCCATGTCAACGGGCAGTTCGTTGGTCTGCTGGACGCCAACAGCGGCTGGGACGGTGTAACCGTCAGGGGCGACGGATCCCCGGTGGAGCTCGAAATTGTGGTCGAGAACCAGGGCTACATCAACTACGGACCACGCTACGGAGAGCGGAAGGGCATTCTGGGCGGCGTCCTCATTGACCAACGCTATGTGTTCCACTGGGACCAGACGCCGGTTGCCCTCGCCGATTTCGACGCCGTACGGCTGGCAGAACTCCAGACGGCAGCAAGCGGTTCCACCCCGGAGACTCAGACGCCGGAGACCCATACCCCGAACGGCCTGGCGACGGCCACCTTCCTCATCGATGAACCGGCCGACACGTTCATTGCCCTGCCCGGCTTCGCTAAGGGGTTCCTATGGATCAATGGTGTACTGCTTGGCCGCTACTGGCAGGAGGGACCCCAAGTCACCCTCTACGTTCCGGGCCCGCTGCTGTCACCCGGCGAGAACACCATCGTCGTCTTGGAACTCGAGAATTTTGGCTTGGAACTGGAACTGAGGGCACAGCCGGAACTCGGCTCAACCACAAGGCACCAGGAGTCCCTCCTCTGA